In Parus major isolate Abel chromosome 3, Parus_major1.1, whole genome shotgun sequence, the following are encoded in one genomic region:
- the LOC107202268 gene encoding 24-hydroxycholesterol 7-alpha-hydroxylase isoform X6 — protein sequence MMKGKMSPSNLHMFSGTLCKELHEHMAHLGTEGTGDLNDLVRHVMYPAVVNTLFGKGICPTSPSEIKEFEEHFQKYDEDFEYASQMPECFLRNWSKSKKWLLKLFEKVVLDAERTNPSETASKTLLQHLLDNLQGKHLAPNYGLLMLWAAQANAVPVAFWTLAFILSNPSIYKKVMEDLASVFGKAGKDKLEVSEEALKKIPFIKWCTLEAIRLRSPGAITKKVINPIRIKNFTIPAGDMLMLSPYWLHRNPKYFPDPETFKPDRWKEANLEKNAFLDSFVAFGGGKHQCPGRWFAIMEIQLFVVLFLYKYEFLLLDAVPKESPLHLVGTQQPMAPLQVRYKCRE from the exons ATGATGAAGGGGAAAATGAGTCCCTCTAATCTGCACATGTTCTCGGGCACTTTGTGTAAGGAGCTCCATGAGCACATGGCTCACCTGGGCACGGAGGGCACAGGTGACCTCAATGACCTGGTAAG GCATGTCATGTATCCAGCGGTGGTGAACACCCTGTTTGGGAAGGGCATCTGCCCAACCAGTCCGAGTGAAATCAAGGAGTTTGAAGAGCATTTTCAGAAGTATGATGAGGACTTTGAATATGCTTCTCAGATGCCCGAGTGCTTCCTGAG gAACTGGTCTAAATCCAAAAAATGGcttctaaaattatttgagaaagTAGTGTTGGATGCTGAAAGGACCAACCCTTCAGAGACTGCCTCCAAG ACACTTCTACAACATCTCCTGGATAATTTACAGGGAAAACATCTAGCTCCCAATTATGGTCTCCTGATGCTCTGGGCTGCCCAAGCAAATGCTGTGCCT GTTGCATTTTGGACCCTTGCTTTCATACTCTCTAATCCTTCTATTTACAAGAAAGTCATGGAAGACCTGGCTTCTGTTTTTGGAAAAGCAG GTAAAGATAAACTGGAAGTCTCTGAGGAGGCCCTGAAGAAGATCCCTTTCATTAAATGGTGCACTTTGGAAGCCATACGGTTGAGGTCTCCAGGTGCAATCACCAAGAAAGTCATAAACCCAATTAGAATTAAG aattTCACCATTCCTGCAGGTGACATGCTGATGTTGTCACCATATTGGTTGCACCggaatccaaaatattttcctgaccCAGAAACATTCAAACCT GATCGTTGGAAAGAGGCAAATTTAGAGAAGAATGCTTTCTTGGACAGCTTTGTGGCATTCGGAGGAGGGAAGCATCAGTGTCCAGGAAG GTGGTTTGCAATCATGGAAATCCAGCTGTTTGTTGTGCTGTTCCTGTACAAGTATGAATTTTTGCTGTTGGATGCAGTGCCAAAGGAG agCCCTTTACATTTGGTGGGGACACAACAACCCATGGCACCGTTACAGGTCCGGTATAAATGCCGGGAATGA